A window of Kineococcus sp. NBC_00420 genomic DNA:
ATCTCGGCCGAGCACCGGGCTGGCGGCGTCTCGTGACGGAGGTCCACGTGGCCGCGGTGTGAGCGGGGGGTCCTACAAGCGTCGGCCAGAGATCACTCGGATCGCTGCTGTGGTGCTCCCGACGTTGAGTGCTCGCCTGATCTGCGCCAGCTGCACCGCAACGGCGGAAAGTTCTTCCCCCAGCAAGTCGGCGGCTTCAGCTGCGGACAGTCCGGTACCGATGATCCGCAGCAAGCGGTGATCATCGGGGGTCAAGAGTGCATCGTGAGCTGGGTCGTCCTCGTTCACGGAGGGACCTCTCCTCGTTGCTGATGGTGCACCGACTACCGACTTGCGTCCGATGCCAGGACCAAGGCCACTGTAGGACCCCCTGATTTTCGCGGGGTCACTTCACAGTCACCCCGCTGACCAGGACGTCGACGACCGCCCTCACAAGCCGAAAAGCGCGAGATCGTCGAGCTGGTCTCGCGGCGAGTCCGACCCCGATCCACCGCTCTGACGCGGATGGAAGACGCGAGGCGCGAAGGCGGCCAGCGCCCCGACGCTGGGCATCCTCTGGGGCATCATGGCTAGCTGTGAGACCCCATGATCACGATCAGTCGATCGATCCGGTGACCGACACAGCGATTGGTGCACGCACAGGAGTGGAGCACCGATCGTGAGGTGGCCAGCGGCGGTGATGCTGCCGCCCGAGCCCGACGCGCTGCTCGACCGCTTCGCCTCCCTGGCCGCACGGACCCTGCGGGCACCGATGGCGGTGCTCTCCCTGCTGGACGACTCCCAGCAGGTGGTGCTCCCCGGGGCGGCCGGCATGCCGGAGCCGTGGCAGCGCGAACGCACGATGCAGTGGGCGCACTCGCTGTGCCGCTTCGTGGCCGGTGGAACAGGACTGGTCGCCGTCGATGACGTGGCTACCGATCCCCACGCTAGTGACTACGCCGAGGCCGTGGACGCTTTCGGGGTGAGGTCCTGGATCGCGGCTCCGCTGCGTTTCTCCCACGACTTCACCCACCTCTTCGACACCGACGACTCCTCGACCGGGTCAGCGTTAGCACCCCCATCCGCCTCCCTGCATTCTCCGGAGCAACTGGCGGTGCTGGACGACGTCGCGGCAGTGTTGGAGATCGAGGAGATCCACGACATCGGCGAGGCTCGCGGCGGTGGCGGCGGTGACAGCGGCAACGGCAGCGGCAGCGGCGACCCTCGCGACGATCAGCTGGCGCCCGCCTCAGCTGCGCAGGAACACCCGGTGACCACAGGCAGTGGCCGCAGTGGCGAACAGGGGATGGCGTGGGGGGTCCTGTGCGTCTTGGACACCACTGCCCGGCAGTGGACCGAGCGCGATCGCGAGTTGATCGAAGACCTCGCCGCCGCGGCAGCCGCCGAGCTGCGCTCCCGGGTGCTGACCTCTCGCGCCATCGACGCCGAACGCCGGATGGCGACCACACTGGCCACCGCCCAGGCCATCCAGACCCGCAGCCAGCTGCTGTTGAGCCTGTCCAGAGGACTGGCGCAGGCCGAAACCGTCCAGGACATCTCCACGATCCTGACCAGCCTGCTGCATGAGCAGCTGGACGTGCAGCACTTCGGTCTGCTGCTGAACGACTCCGAACACCACCGCGCCCGGTTCGTGGATATGTCCACCTTCCCCACCGGTACCGACCCGGCCTGGGCCACCTTCGACCTGCGCACCGCCACCGCCCCCGCCGCGCGCGCCATCACCGAGGGCCGAGCCCTCTTCTGCAACGACCGTGACGCCGTGCACGCCCTGGACCCCCGGCTCGGCGAGCAAGGCGCCTGGGAGTACCCCGGCGCCGTCGTCTTCCTGCCGCTGCACGGCCAGTCCCCCCAATCCGCCAGATCCCCACGACCCCCCGGGTCCCCTGGATCCCCTCGGGGCACCCTTGGTGCGCTGGTGCTGGTGTGGGCCGCCCCCCGCGACACCGCTGACGCCGCTGACCAGGCACTGTGGCGGGCACTGGCCGACTACACCGCCCAAACCCTGGCCCGGGTGCTGTACGCCGCCGAACGCCGCTCCAACGCCGAGACCCTGCAACGGTCGATGCTCACCGCCCTGCCCCAGCCGGACCACCTCGAACTACGCGCGCGCTACGTCCCCGCCGCCACCAGCGAACACGTCGGCGGTGACTGGTACGACGCCGTCGTCGGCCCCGACGGGGCCACCACCCTGGTCATCGGCGACGTCACCGGACATGACATGAACGCTGCGGCCGGCATGGGACAACTCCGGGGGCTGCTGCGCGCCTTCACCTTCGACCGCCAAGAACCCCCCTCCCGGATCGTCACCCGCCTGGACCACGCCGCCGCCGGCCTGGGCGTGGACACCCTGGCCACCCTGGTCATGGCCCGCATCGAACAGAGCGATAGCGATGCGCAGCTCGGAGACCGACACCTGCGTTGGACCAACGCTGGACATCCCCCACCGGTGCTGCTGTCGGCCGATGGATCCACCCACGTGCTCGACAGTCCTCCCGAACTGCTCGTGGGTCTGCTCACCGACGCCGAACGCAGCGACCACGTCCACCTGCTGCCGCCGGGGTCGACGCTGTTGCTGTACACCGACGGGCTGATCGAGCACCGGGGACGTTCCATCACCGACGGCATCACCGACCTGCAACGGGTTCTGGCCGCTGGACAGGGGCGTTCACTGGAGCAGCTGCTGGAGCACCTGGTCACCGAACTGGTCGGGGACTCACCCGATGACGACTGCGCTCTGCTGGCCGTACGGGCCCACCCTGAAGACCACCCCCGCCCCAGCGAAGCCGGCCCCAACCGCACCCTGTGAGGCACGACGACCTCGACGGCGACCTCGACGGCGACCTCGACGGCGACCTCGACGGCGACCTCGAGCGGTCGGCCCTTCGCGACCGCCGCACGCCACGACGGGCACCGAGGGGTCGGGGAGGCCGTCGGAGCTGCAGATCCGCTGGCTCGATCAGACGCATCAGGTGGAGCTTGTACGCCTGAGGACGATCAGGACGTCCTCGACGTCCCCGACGTCCTCGACGTCCTCGAGACGCTGCATCCTCGGCGGCTGGTCCCGCACGACGTCGGTGTCGACGAACTCACCGCTGAGGCCGAGTCCATCTCCGCGACGGTGAGTCAGCTGACGATCAGCGGGTCGTTGGAGACGTCACCGATGTGCACGTGGGTGCGGACCCGTTCTGCAGCCGGAGCCAGTGCACCGAGCAGCTCCTGGAGCGTGGTCATGGCGACGGTGTGCACGGTGCCGGCGACCTCCAGCAGGGGTGCGCCGTAGGCGGCGATGAGCTCGACGGTGACCTGTTCGAGTTCGTCCCGCTCACCTGTGGTGCAGGCGATCTTCTGCGCCGCCGCGCGGGGGACGGCGTCGATGCGTTGGCGCAGTTCGTTGACCACGACGTCGGCGGCGAGGAAGAAGTCACCGAGGTCGTGGCGGCCGCGGACGGGGGCCGAGGGGCGGAAGAGCGTCAGGGCGCGGGTGATGACGCTGTCCTCGATGGCCTTCCAACCGCTGTCGGTGTGCTGGCGCAACAACGCTGCAGCACGACTCACGACGTTGCCGTCGCCCTGCTTCCCGGACGAACTCGTGGTTGCGCGCTCCTGCATGCCGGCGGCGGGCGATCCTCCCGCAGGTTCCACCGGGCTGTTCTCACTCACCGCCACTCCTCCAAGCTACCCGCGATCGCGGTACGGGCCCTTTGCAGCAGGCCGCGGACGGCGGTGGGACTGGCGCCGATGATCGAGGCGATCTCGGCGTAGGACAGGTCTTCGACCTCACGCAGCATCCAGACGCTGCGTTGACGTTCGGGAAGCTGCAACAGCGCCGCGTCCAACGCGCCCAACAGCTCGTTCTCGAGAGTGTCACCTTCGGGGTCTGCGTGCGTGTTCCGCACGTGCGCGCTGACCCGGTCGAAGTCCACCGGTGCCCGAGAACCCGACTGCGGAAACGGCGGACGTCGCCGCTGGCTGATCTTCTGGGCCTCGTTGCGGCCCAGGACCAGCAACCAGGTGCGGATGGTGGAGCCGCCACGGAAGGCGGCGATGTTCTTCCACGCCGAGAACAAGGCTTCCTGGACGCAGTCCTGGGCATCGGAGGGATCGCCCAGGAGTCGCAAGACGTAGCGGTACAGCGCAGGGCCGTGACGTCGGACCAACTGGGCGAAGGCACTTTTGTCGCCCAGAGCCGCCTGACGGACCAGCACCTCATCAGGAACCGCTGAGGTGCCACCAACGCCACCGGTGGCCTGTGCGAGGTCATCGCCTCCGTCGTGACCGACGACCCCGGCGTCGCCCGGGCCAGGCCGACCGGATGCTGAAGACGTGTGTCGGGCCTGATCGGCGTTCACGGCGTCAACTCTGCGACCAGTGTGCAGCGCAGGCGAGTGCCCCGCTGAACTGACCCGTCACGTGGACGCACGAACCCTCATCACGAAAGAAAGCGGTGACCGGCGATCACCGGAGACGGTGAGGAGTGCAGCAGTGCTCGCCGAGGTCAGCAACTCCAGCCAGGGGAGTGTGCACTGTCGCGCGGGACCGTCGGTGGACGGATCTGTCCACCGTACCCGATCCACGCGAGAATATGTGATGTAGATCACACTCAAGGTGGCGTGCCGTTTGACCCGGTTCTGTCTCTATCCCCTTCGACAACCCAGCACGAAGCCCTCGGCCGTAGCGACTGGGCCCAACCACTTCTCGAAGGAGCTTCCCCGTGAGCGAGCAGACCAAGACCACCCCCAAGGCGATGTCCACCACCGGGTCCCAAGACCTGGCCGTGAAGAACGGCGGCGCACTGGTCTCCAACCAGGGCACCACCTCCATCGCCGACACCGTCGTCTCCAAGATCGCCGGCCTGGCCGCCAAAGACGTCTCCGGCGTCCACGCCCTCGGTGGCGGCGCCGCCCGCGCCGTCGGCGCCCTGCGCGAGCGCATCCCCGGCGCCAGCACCAACCACTCCCAGGGCGTCTCGGTCGAGGTCGGGGAAACCCAGGCCGCCGTCGACATCAGCCTCATCGCCGAGTACGGCGTGGCCATCGCTGACCTCGCCGCCGGGGTGCGCCGCAACGTGATCGCCTCCCTCGAGCGCATGACGGGCCTGCAGGTCACCGAGGTCAACATCTCCGTCTCCGACGTGCACCTGCCCACCGACGACGCCGACGAGGACACCGAGTCCGCTCCCCGCGTCCAGTGACCGAACCCACCAACGCCGCCGGTGCCCCCCTGGGCACCGGCACGGGGTGGACCCCGACAGAAGCACCGCTGACGGTCACCGACGTGGAGATCGTCTCCACCACGCCGGTCCCGGTGGTGGAGACCGCCGACCAGGTCGCAGCACTGGTCCTGGCCGTCCCCGGGGTGGTCGAACTGCACCCGGGCCGCTTCGGCGAGGTGGCGACCTACCTGCCCGGGCGCCGGGTGGCCGGGGTGAAGCTGCGGGACGACGTCGTGGAGGTCCACGTCGTGGCTGCCTTCGACACTCCTCTGCGTGCTGTGGCCCAGCAGATCCATGCGGTGGTCGCCGCTGTGGTGACCGCCCCGGTGCAGGTCTTCATCGAAGACCTCACCGCCCCCCACGCCGCCTGACCCCAGGCCCCCTCCCCCCGCCCGTGCACCTGGCCCTGCGCCAGGTGGGCCCCACCTCTCCTGGAGGACACCCGTGCCTACCTCGACCGTCGGCATCTTCGCCGGCCTCATCCTCGCCCTCATCGCCCTGACGGGCGGCTTCGGCTGGTTCCTGCTCGCCCTGCTCTTCGCCGCCGTCGGCTACGTGATCGGTGCGCACCTGGAAGGCAAGCTGGACCTGTCCGCCCTCCTACCCGGCCGCAGCCGTGGCTGATGGCGCCACCGCGATCGACGGAGCAGCCACCAACCACAACCTGCTGACGAGCTCGACGCCTGACAAGGGTCGTCGCGCACGCCCTGGAGCACAGGCTCTGCGGCGCTGGGACAGCCCGGCCCAAGCGGTTGCTGAACTCAGCCCCCACGAACGCACCGAAGCCGGTACCCGCGGATCGTTGGAGGTCAAGGACAAGGCGGTCGAACGCATCGCCGCGGCCGCCGTGCTCCAGGTCCCCGGGGTGATCGCCGCCGGCGAGGCGACCGGAACGATCGCCACCGTCCTCGGACGCGCCTACCCCCGCGTCGACGTCCACGTCGCCGGGCGCCGCGCCCGCGTCCACGTCGACGTGGTCACCGCGTGGCCCCGATCGGCGGCCGAGGTCGCCGCCGCCGTCCGCGCCCACGTCAGCGACCGGTTGCACGCCCTGGCCGACTTGGACGTCGACGCCGTCGACGTCGCGGTCGCCAAGGTCATCCGACCCACCACCCCGGACAGGAGACGCGTCCAGTGACCGCTCAGACCGGCTCCACCCCGCCGGCCCCGATGCGGGCGGCGACCCAGAAGACCGGCAGCGGCCCCATCGGGATCCTCGGCCCGATCCTGGCCGTACTCTTGCTCGCCTTCGGCCTCCTGCTCCTGCATGATGCGCTCGTCGCGGCCGGCGCCCTGTCCGGGACGCTCTGGCTGAACGCAGCGGTCGACGGGGTCAAGGGTTTCGCGCCGGTGTGGTGGTTGATCCCCGCCGGGATCGTCATGGCCCTGCTCGGGCTGTGGCTGGCCTCCGCCGCGCTGCGTCCGCGCTCGCGCAAGACCCTCCCGCTGACCTCGAGCACCGGGATCTTCCTGCACACCCGCGACATCGCCCGCCTGGCCTCCGGCGCGGCTAGGGACCTCGACGGGGTCCTGGACGTGTCCTCGGCCGCCACCCGGCGCAAGGTCACCGTCACCGTCCACGGCACCGCCGAGGCCGGCCTGAGCGATTCGGTGACCGCCGCGGTCACCGACCGGCTGTCCGTCCTGCAGTCCCCCCCGCGGGTGGCTGTCACCGTCCACACCCCGAAGGAGAACTGATGGGCCGCACCGTCCTGGGGTTCGACCGCCTCGCCGCGATCGTCGTGGGTCTGGTCATGGTCGTGGTCGGTCTGGCCGCCGCCGCCTGGGGCGCCGGGTGGTTGGTGCGGGTGTGGCCCGCCGCCCCGCAGCAGCTCACGCTGAAGACCGCCACCGACGCGTTCGCAACGGGGTGGTGGTCCTGGGCGACCGGCATCGCCGGGGCGGTCCTGGTCCTGCTGGCCCTGTGGTGGCTCCTAGCGCACCTGCCCCGTCGTGGTGTCGGTGACCTGTCCCTGAAGGGCTCGGGCCGGCAGGGACGGTTGACCGTCGACCCCGCCGCCGCCGCAGGCACCGCCGCCGACGTGCTGGCCGAGACCCCCGGAGTCCGTTCGGCCTCCAGCCGGGTCCTGCGTGATCGTGGTCAGCTCGTCGTGGACCTGTCGGCCACCATCGAACCGGACGCCGACCTGCAGACCGTGGTCGCGGCCACCGACGACGTGGCGACCGACCTGGGCCAGGTTCTCGGCCGCGACGACGCCCGGGCTCGTGTCCGCCTCTCGGTGGCCCGGCGCGGCCACAAGACCAGCCGCGTGCACTGACGCACCCCAACCGACCGCTCACCCGGGTTGTTCCCGAACCCCGACCAACGAGGAGATCGACATGTGGGTCCTGCTGTCCAGTGGTCTGCGCCGGTGGGTCGTCTTCGGCCTCGCCGTTCCGTTACTCGGACGCCTGCTCGCCGGAGCGGGCCGGAGGATCGAAACCGGGAAGGGTCCGACCAAGCTCTCCCGGGGCCTGCAAAGGGCCGGCCGTCTGGTCTCGGGCCGGGCGCGCAAGGACGACCCGTCTCGAGACTGAACGCCGGCGCGTCTCCCCGCGCACGCACCCCGGATCACCGCCGGGGTCATCCGACCTTCTCGACCGGATCACCGGTCGGCCTGCACCAAGGAGAACCATGACCATCAGTGGCATCATCACCGCGATCATCATCGGCGCGATCATCGGCGCCCTGGCCCGACTCGTCCTGCCGGGCAAGCAGAACATCTCGATCCTGCTGACCATCGTCGTCGGGATCGTCGCGGCCATCATCGGCACCCTGATCGCCAACGCGCTCGGGGTCGGGGACACCCCCGGCATCGACTGGATCGAGCTGATCCTGCAGGTCGCCGTCGCCGCCGTCGGCGTCACCGTCGTCGGTAGCCTCACCGGCCGCCGCCGCAGCTGATCACACCATCTCGGCCCAGCTGAACAGGGCCGTTCACTACCCCCTCGCACCACCTCCGGGACCACCTCAACGGCAGCTGCCGCCGAGGCACACCACAGAAGAGGAACTTCTCATGGCTCAGAACTTCACCCCCGACGCCCTGTTCGGCACCACCGTCTACGACAACGACGGCGACAAGATCGGCAAGGTCGAGGAGGTCTACCTCGACAATGCCTCTGGCCAGCCGGAGTGGGTCTCGGTCAAGACCGGCCTGTTCGGTTCCAGCCTGTCCCTGATCCCCCTGGCCCAGGCCAACATGTCCGGGGACTCGGTGAAGGTGCCGTTCGCCAAGGCCGTGGTCAAGGACGCCCCCCATCACGACCCCGACTCCCAGCTCAGCGAGGCCGACGAAGCTGACCTGTACCGCCACTACGGCATCGCCGACCCCGGCGCCTCGACCCAGAACACCGCCGTCGCGGGTGACTACGACACCAGCCGTGACCGCACCACCGGTGGCTACGACACCGACCGCACCACCACTGACTCCGGGGACGACCACACCCGCGGCGAAGGCCGCGACACCTCCGGTGACAACACCGACGACGCCATGACCCGCTCGAAGGAGGAGCTGCGCGTGGGCACCGAGACCCGCGAGGCCGGCCGCGCCCGGCTGCGCAAGTTCATCACCACCGAGAACGTCTCCCGCACCGTCCCGGTCTCGCACGAAGAGGTCGTCATCACCCGCGAGCCCATCACCGACGCCAACCGCGGCGACGCGATGTCCGGTGGGGACCTCACCGAGGAGGAGCACGAGATCATCCTTACCGAGGAGCGCGCCGTGGCCGAGAAGGACGTCGTGGCCGTCGAGCGCGTCCAGCTCGGGACCGAGACCGTCGAGGGCACCGAGACCATCCAGGCCGAGCTGCGCGAGGAGCAGATCGACCTCGACACCGACGCCGGCGTCAAGACCGGCGGAACCGGCGAGCGCAACCGCTGAACTCGTCCCCGTACTGACCCCGTACTGACCCAGTGCTGACCACGAGGCCGGGAGCCGACCGATGACCGCACGCACCGGACCAAGCGGCCCCGGCCCCGAGGCGGGCGGCCCGGCCGAGGTAATTCTGCACGAGGAACGACTACTCCTGGCCACCCAGAGGGTGGTCACCGAGCGGGTGCGCATCACCAAACGCATCGTCTCGACCACCCGCACCATCGAGGTCCCGGTGCGCATCGAGCAGCTCGTCATCACCCACGAGCCCCTCGACCCCACAGACCTCGGCGCCCTGCCCTCCGGTGGTCCCGCCGAGGACGTGGTGATCCTCCTGCACGAGGAGGTCCCCGAGGTCACCCTGCGGGTGGTCGCCGTCGAGCGAGTCGTCGTGGGCAAGCGTGACGTCGCGGGGGAGCAGGTCGTCACCGTCGACCTCGTAGCAGAGACCGCAGAGGTCACCACCCTCGACGTCACCCCCTGACGTCGAGACCTGTCTGGGAGGAAGCACCGTGCAGATCCCCAGGGACCAGATCCTGTCCCTGCTCAAGGGGCAGGGGGACGACGCCAAGGTCCAGCATCACCACCAGCGCTCTCCACCAGCGCTGAACATTGCCGCACCAGGTGGCCCCGGACGACCCTTTCGCCCGGGGCACCTGCACGTTATCCCCCACCAGAACCCCCACCCAGGAGATCGTCATGAGCACCCCCATCGGCGACGGCGCACACGCCGCCAGCGACCGCCCCCAGGTCGGTGACAACACCCCCGAATTGATACACCACGGCGACCGCGAAGCCGGGCGCGAGCAACGCACCCCCGCGCTGGACCGCAAGAGCGTGGTCGAACGCGAGAAGGACGCCCACGGCGGCATCAAGATCGGGTCCGCGTTCTTCGGCTGGCTCACGGCCACCGGAACTGCCGTCCTGCTGACCGCGCTGCTGGCCGCGACCGGCACCGCGATCGGGGTCGCCAGCTCCTCCAGCATCGACCAGGCCGTCTCCGGAGCCCAGGACAGCGCCTCCCAGAACGCCGGCACCATCGGTCTCGCCGGCGGCATCGCGGTGCTCGTGGTCCTGCTGGTGGCCTACTTCTGCGGCGGCTACGTCGCTGGCCGCATGGCCCGCTTCAACGGCGCCAAGCAAGGCATCGCCGTCTGGGTCTGGGCGATCCTCATCGCCGTCGTCGTCGCGATCGCGGCTGCGGTGGCCGGAAGCAAGTTCGACGTCCTGAGCCAGCTCAACGCCTTCCCCCGCATCCCCATCGACTCCGGCACCCTGACCACCGCCTCGATCATCGCCCTGGTCGCCGCCGTCGTCGTCGCCCTCATCGGAGCCGTCCTGGGCGGACTGGCCGGCATGCGGTTCCACCGTCGCGTCGACCGCGCCGGCCTGGGGCGCTGACCCGACGACGACTCGCCCCCCCACGGCCCCACCCCGCACGGCTCGACCCGGGCCGGGCCGGGCCGGGCCGGGCCGGGCCGGGCCGGAACATAGGAGGTTCCATGGGACCTCTAAGCACTCCCGGGGGGTGGGGCCTCGCGCCGCCCAACCGGGCTGTTCGGCAGCGCGGCCGGGGAGAACCTCCTGCGCTGCGGCGTCGCCGAGCTCCTCGGGACCTTCGTCCTGGTCCTCGCCGGTGGCGCGACCGCCGTGGGCCTGGCCACCACCGATCCGCGCGTCTACGACCTGACCGCCATCGGGCTCGCCTTCGGGCTCGCCCTGACGGCCCTGGTCGCTACGTTCGGGCACATCTCCGGCTGCCACCTGAACCCCGCCATCACGCTCGGGCTGTCGGTGACGGGGAAGTTCCCCTAGCGGGCGGTCCCGGTCTACCTCATCGCTCAGCTGGTCGGTGCGGTCCTGGCCTGCCTGGACACCTGGGCCGCGTACAGCGGGGACGGACGCACCGTCATCGACTTCTCCACCACCGCTCCCGCCGCGGGGTACCCAGCGGTCGGGCGTTCTTCGTCGAGGCCCTCATCACCTTCGTCCTGGTGCTGGTGTTCATCTCGGTGGCCACCGACGACCGGGTCCTGGGTGCGGTAGCCCCCCTCGCCGTCGGCGCCGCCCTGGCCGTGTGCATCTTCATCGCCGCCCCGGTGACCGGCCGCCGAAGACGCGAGTTGGCTGGGCACCATCGGCTACTACCGCCCCAGCGGGTACAGCTACGCCTGCCGGGAGCTGGTTGACGGGGTCCGCACCGAGCGCTTCCTCGAGGGCACGATCTTGGCCCAGGTCTTGGCCCTGTACGACGTCGACCGGCGTCTGAAGCTGTCGACCCTGGACGCGATGAAGCGCATGAGATCGCGGTCCGTTCCCAGGTCGGTTTCGTTCTGGGGCTGCGCGGGAGCTACGCCCATCTGGACCCGGCCAACCCGGACGGCAAGTTCACCACCGTTGCGACCTCCAGCTCTATCTCCACGCCGGCTCCGTCCCCACGACCAGCTCCACCCCTACACTCGAATCCGCGCAGACCGAGGCAGACACGGCGAGTACGGCAGCAGGTGACGCAGCAGCAGGTGACGCAGCACGCGAACCCAAACCCAGCCGCTACGAGCAGTGACTGGCCAAGATCACCGAAGCGCAGCAGAAGTCACGTGAACACTTCCGCCGCAAGTACGACGGGCGCCTGCCCGTCTGGGGCGCCACCGAAGTCCTCGACTTCGGCGGCCTGTCCAACCTCTACGCCGACCTGCAACACGCCGACAGCGCCCCGCGTCGCAGCCCACTTCGGCGGGGTAAACGGTCACGGAGGACGCAGGGGCAGTCGCTGCGATGTCCTCCGGTCGCTGCGATCCCGGTGTCGTGCCATGGTCCGAACGCGCGCCGCTCTGGTCGTGCGCCGGCGGTGGTCGATGATCACCGGGACCAGAAGACCTGGACCAGGAGGACGCGGTGCACACGATCGGAGTCGACGTCGGCGGGACGAACATCGAGGTGGGGCTGGTCGGTGACGATCACGAGGTCATCAGCCGCGCCAAGAAGAACACCCCCCAGGACGGTCCAGACGCCGTCCTGGACGTCGTCGCGGACCTCGTGCGCGAACTGCTCGAGAACGTTGACGACTCCGCGGAGAAGTCTGGCGGGGACCAGACGCCGGCGGCAGTGGGTCTGGGCATTCCGGGTGTCGTGCACCAGGGACAGGCGCTGACGGTTCCCAACCTGCCGAATTGGGACGGACCCGTCGACCTCGTTTCCGGTCTGACGCAGCGGACGGGGTTCCCCGTGGCACTCGGCAACGACGCCAACGTCGGCCTCCTGGGGGAGTGGCTCGCCGGTGCGGCTCGGGGCGCCGAGAACGTCCTGGGGGTGTGGCTGGGAACCGGTGTCGGTGGCGGCCTGATCCTTCAGGGTCGCCCCTTCCACGGGGCCCGCGGCGGCGCCGGGGAGATCGGGCACATCGTCGTCCGCGAGGGCGGGGCGTTGTGCAGCTGCGGTCGACGCGGCTGTGTGGAGGCCTACGCAGGACGACGGTCCATGACCAGCGCCGTGCGGTCCATGATCGAAGCCGGACGCACGAGCGTGCTCGAAGAGCTGCGCCTCGAACA
This region includes:
- a CDS encoding ROK family protein, producing MHTIGVDVGGTNIEVGLVGDDHEVISRAKKNTPQDGPDAVLDVVADLVRELLENVDDSAEKSGGDQTPAAVGLGIPGVVHQGQALTVPNLPNWDGPVDLVSGLTQRTGFPVALGNDANVGLLGEWLAGAARGAENVLGVWLGTGVGGGLILQGRPFHGARGGAGEIGHIVVREGGALCSCGRRGCVEAYAGRRSMTSAVRSMIEAGRTSVLEELRLEHDKSSMTSGVWRDALEADDELAIEVFATAVDTVGVGIGAVLNVLDVDLVVIGGGLAEKLGSDLADRIETSTRPWVMRPSPDLQFRVAELGDDSGVVGAAALARALVIAG